From the Papilio machaon chromosome 13, ilPapMach1.1, whole genome shotgun sequence genome, the window AGCTATAGcaaaatacacaattttatatttctagagACGGTAGTGAATGACTTGCCGACTCAACTTATGTTAGGTGACCGAAGTGACAAACCTAGTTCTGACGAAAGATTAATAGACCATAATTAAGTTTGTGTGATAGCTGCGACGTGCTGTCAGCTGTCACTGCTGAGACCTCATGCGAGAAGGAGCAGGGAAAGGAATCATGGGTATACacttgtacataatatattaatttgccAACTTTAGGCAAAAATGTTAGATGCTCGGGAACAATAATGATAAtacatcatttattttttttatttattctgcaTACATATAAGTCTTTGCCCTACAAAATTTGTACCTATTCCTAGTTGTGTACTCGTGTGTGTAACAAGCTGCCGCCGCCCGTCTCTCTCGCTTCACATACTGTTGTTGTTATCGATATCTTTTATTGAAGACAATTACTTTTTATGCAtcaaatattaagtattttccTTATAcgttgttattgttataataggCTTACTCTTGCTTCCTCATTGGTAGAAATTAAGAAAGGTTGTGTTTTtgcaagaaaaataaatccattGTTTGAACGCAAATGGCAGTATTGTTAAGAAGGATTTTAATTTGAtcaatttatatgttaattttacttttgttttgttctatCACTTAATGGACAGTAGTCGGAGCAGGGCCAAAAGTgattctattatttttgacGTCTACATAAATGGCTACCGCAAGGCCTGACCTGATTAGACTGATCAGTACACCGGATAGACAGGAACTCCTAAACCAACCGCAACCGCAGTCGTTGCATACAAACATACAGAATGTAGCTATAGTTGTCACGGCTCCAGCGCTGACCCTGCCCCCTGTTCAAAACTCTCAGCTAGACTTCGGCCGGCTTTACTTTATGAGTCACGTAGCCGCCGCGACCTTTTCACAAGATTGCCgagaaaactaaaaacttttacatttcaaattaatacagAAACTCTTCACTGagcattaataataataaaattgtgttacgGCATTTTACTAAGAGATAATTGAAGCAGTACACTTCGATCCTAAAATCCTGTCTTAATCGTTGCGACGTATTTACACACGGATGCTGGATTTCCACTTCGAGTggatttgaatattataaaacatttcattattactatattatattgtattatgtattGTGAGGTAATCGGGGAGCGTTGTATTGTTTCGAAGGGAGTTTATATTGTACGCCTTCTTAAAGGCTCTAACTCATAACAATAAGCGACGGATACAAAGGACTTCTGCACAATAGTGACTGAAACAATCGCCTGAGTGCGCaccattttgtttttctcaCGGCCAAAGCACTGCCATTTACCACCTTTTTTGAAGAAGAAGAAAggaattatcatttttttgaGCGCTTTGTGCTCGCCTCACTCGACTTCATTTTTTACCGTTTCGATTCGATCGCATTTAGAAAGGTCCTCCAACCTCCAACAAGTTCGGAGACTACCCTAATATAGGAATGtataggccatagtcaaccatgctggcctagtgcgggttggttgacttcacacataactttgaattttttcgcAGATATTTGCAGATGTTTTTTCATTCACGGTAAGTCGAGATTCGAAAAACACATGGCGGTATTCGAACACAGTACCTGCagttaacccctgagccactgatGCTCctagtttacatttaattatataatattaagtacttGCATTATTGAAAGCTCAAGCAACGAACTGAGCTctaacaacattttattccTCGCTATTTAGTGATTTGAAGAGCGGTACATCATATAACATTCCTTGCAATAACtcggataaatataataaattaaacatcaaaGGAACCGCAGTCGGTTGGCGTATATATaagcaaattattattaaacacaaattattattacacaaaaatatgtaaataaattaaatcaaagtgACGTTTGTGAACGCAatgaaaacatataatttcaataagtCCAATGGCCTCGTTGTTGTTCCAGGTGTTAACGTTttctaaacaataataaataaaacaataataaataaatatactaatagctgtttgtttatgtgtatacaaatttataacaagGTACCAAATGACCTAAAGATGTTAAATGCCAGACAATTTAAACGGGGATTGTATAATCTATTGCTTGGAAGTGGTATCTATAGCGTAGAGGAATTTTTGTGTGGTTGACTTATGATAAATCTATGTGTTTCTGCatggtatatatttttgtgaaaattgtatgatttttgtaaaaatatgtaataaatgaatttgaatttgaatttgaataaaataatcttaatcaAGTACGATTTTAAAcatcatttatatacataatgcTCGAGCAAAATTCTTCATTAAGTTCAAACGTCATAACTCCAACATTTCGCCCGGAAGCAGCTCCACTCGACGACGCGACGGCGCCCTCTCCCCTTGTAATCACTGAGCAATTGATGTCAAACAATGGAAATTGTCACCTTTCTCGTGACAAAGAGCGAGACGCGTCACCGGCGCACCTCTTTTTGTATTCACTCGAGCGACTACTGCTCTGATTTGTATCCACTCAAACCTAAAACTATTTGAGTCCTCGTGaaactttttattgaatttgtaaactttatacatttagaaaaaacaatctctaataaaatgcactaaaaagtaacaaaaaaagtcatgaaaaccctctaaactataaagaaagttctcttctttcttgtaacatgactatattgtataattattgttatttcactGTCGGTGTCGGCCAAGGTAAataagtgacattttatatctgaGATTTCTTAGACATAGTTACGGTTATGAAAGTTTCACTCCGGGACGTGAAACTTTAATAGAagcgtataaaaaatattggggCACCCAGAAAAGCTCTTCGTAATCTGATGCGACCTAAATCTCTTCGGCGTGTGAAAGACCCTTATTGGATTACTTACATTACACGAGAAACGACGCCCACTTACACGAAGCAATTTGCGTGTAGCGTTGAGCGTAACtctcttataaataattaattacactgaagaataattttaaacaatgtatttatttatttgtacatttttgcCTTTTTCAGGCGttgttacatataatttcttaaaactgtaacaaattaatactATTTCTGCATCTTTCCTGTCTGCATGTTTTTAGGTGCTACATCTGAACTATCTCAGGGGAGAACAAATGCTGACGATTATTTATTCGAAGAATATAACAGAAATCTCGCGCCTGTCACATTTAATTGACAAGCGGATATAGACAATATTCGATTCGCTATCGCTAGTAGAATCGACTAATCGAATGTATCAAAATGTACGAGTATATGAAAATTACATGACATGCACGAGTACGTGACATTTTGAAAGTTAGTGTCACTTCATACATTTTTGACTTTTCCATCAGCGACTTCGCTTATCAAATGTTAGTTTGTCTAGTCTCAGTACTTCGTGTTTGTGTTAATGTTTATGTGCAATTAATTTGAATGTTACTTAtgaattttttacaatgtgCCCAATATGTACCCAAAGGTTGTCTGGCAGAGATCGCTGCTTAGCGATAAGAccgccttttgtgaaaatcctgttgtactttctttttttgtaactccatgatagtgcacaataaagtatatttgtatttgtatttgtatgtgAAAGTTTGAGATAAGTAGAAAACACACACAGCACGTGCGCtttgaaaattgatgaaatttccTCCATTTCCTCATTCTCaaacataatattgaaatacccTAATAGGTGTTAGTGTGAGATAAACTTAAATCTGTGAGATGACATGTTTACCGAATCTTTTATAGATGTTTCGTTACCTACGTGTTTGATAAACTGTATAAATTCTATGTATGTGTGTATATGTATAGATACATACGACTCGCATCTCTTGTCTTGTGTTTTGATTGAACGCCTAAATTAAGCAGAAAGAGGAATGTGTAATTCAATACGTGGTGGTTATACGctacagaaaatattttgtaaattatgagTAAGTGAGCGTAAAATGTGCGGTTTGTGTTTGAAATCTTTCCGCTATGGACGGGAATAAGATATTCTATGCATATCATCCATTAATGTCACGAATGTGGTATActtttgttataaagaaattataaagaaataacaatattatccTTGGAGTGCCGCCCTGACACTGACACTGACACACTCACACTACCTCTGTTGCGCTTCAttggaaaacaataaaactcgTAATGAGGCAATGGCTGCCTCTTTGTACATAACTCGAGGGAGCCGGTTCAGTTAACTCttacaaataacttttacaaaaaggCCTTTGAATTTTTCGGTGAAAGTTTTCTACGGAAAAAGATTCGAGCGAACTGCTAACTGCGATAACTTTGTTACTGTGAATTTTTTGGACATTTTGCTGAGTCTCAATctcttatttacttatttactcTTATGTAATAAACGAagtttgaaacaaattaacGATTTATTACATGAAAGTACTGCGCAAGTTGCAAATCGCTAATGGACTAATGGAGTACAGATTACCAAACTCGCTGTCAAATATTAACAAGAAAATctgcaaatataaaaaaaaacaggttaATTGATCACTTGCAGATTGAAAAGCCATGCCATGTTTTCTAGATCTTTGAGCCTTTTTTTCAATAAGCTGCTAGCCGTACGGTACCATTATTGTACCCACAACAGTCGTAGCCGCGCCATGAAAACTGGAACGATGGACTAGGTCTAGGCAAAATAGGTCTTGGCCAATTTTCCCCAAAAGGTTAGATCCTACTAAAAGCAAACAAAAACATGATTCTGAAGTCACACTGCGCGGTGTATCCGCTTCATGCCGTTTCGCGCCGGCCGACGGCATCGGAACTAGGGCGGGGGCGCGCGGCAGACGCGGTGGCAGCCAGCCGGCAGTCGTCAGTGTGGGCCGCCGGCGGCGTCAAGCGGCACGTTTTTAATGAGGTGCCACGACGCGCGATAACAGATAAACTTATTTCGTTTTAGCgatatgaaaacatttattcaaTTCATACTAAACATCTTTTGCGATGGGTTGATATTACgatggtttaaaaaaaacttttactcaactaaataaataaacataacacataaaataacaagaaatttAGCGAGGAGTAGTATCACACGAAACCACCCTTTGGTGTAGCTGTAGACCATGTCGCGAACAGGCTCGATGTCCAGACTCCTGGTCGTAATCGTTTTTCCTTTTTGCTCTCTTACGACTGGTGGCGGCACGGGGTCACTGAACACAACGGTCAGCGAGTACTCGTTAGAGTGCCACGCGAGGGCGATCAGGGAGAGCAGGCCACTCATTGGACCATTTGACTTATCTAAGAAGCTGAAAAAGACGAAACAACCTGTTGGTCGACAACCAAGTGCAGCACCGCAAGCTGCCAGTATTTTGGggcaaaagaaattaaaaaacattcgtAATAGTTCATCTCCTATTCTCTTCGACTCCAAAGTTTTTTATACATCTGCCGCACCTGCCTCTAGGAAATCAGTCGAAAAAACTAGATTATCTCGCGAAGATGATTTCAAAATGGACTCTTCTACTATTGCATCTAAAGGTAACATGAAGATTAAGTCTAGAAAAACCCCAAAGAAGAGGAAGACAAGGCTAGGTGGTGCGAGAGCAGAGCAAGGGCCGGTGTGGGCTGGTCAGCGCGCCACCGTGCTGCCCGGCGACCTCGTGCTCGGCGGCCTCGTTACGGTGAGCTGTCTCTCTTCTTTGCCTATTGTAAAAAAGTCGTAAGTCGTATGAATCAGATCTCATAGCCTCAAAACGTCTCCCGCTCTTGTTGTCGCGGTGTCGCGGCTTTAGTACTAAGTAACAAAATCACGTGTGATTTCTGAGCCTCCCTCTTAGAGAAATCTATAAGTAAGGTACAAAAGTAATCGTCAAAGAAGAACTGTATTTTCTCGCTTAGAAGAGCAAATAACACATTACGGTAGCGGCTATTACGGTCGCCGTAATCCACCGAAAGagcaaacattttattgaaatcttCATAAACAAAGGCTCCATACCCCTTTTTCGTTTTCGTCCATGAAAGCGTCATTCCATTCTGTTGctaaacataaaaacttttatatcatCAACGAACTTAACGGCTAAAGATAGGCAGGAGGCGACAGCATCGTTATGAGTACATGTACATACATAGATAGCAGTAGTGGCGGCATCGGCAGGTGCACGATCGCGACGCGATCGGCGCTGGAGGAGCGGGTTGCGGAGCTTTGCGGTTACGCGGCGTGCAGGTGCTGGAGGCCATGATGTTCGCGCTGGCAGCGGCCGGTCCGCCAGCGCCCGGCGTGCGCCTTGGTGCGCTCGTGCTCGACGACTGTGACACCGATACGCGCGGCCTCGAGATGGCGCTGGACTTTATCAAAGGTAACGGCCACTGTTACTTCTTGTGATACCCTCGAATATTTCGACTACTAAATccatagaaaattaaaattgcaaaaattgCATTATGAAGGTGACTTTAAGTTAAACCGTTGCTCCTCACAAAGTAGCCAGCGCATACCCAATAATTACTTAGAAAATTGCTACTCCTCAATAACAGGCGCATTGGTGCGAACAACGCGTTTTAAGGTTTttcgaatttattattataattgtaatgGAGCGTCGAACAGCCctcataaactttaaatatgaatCTGCAATAATCAACGTTTAAGAGATGCCGGCGCAGGTTCCATCGGAAACATCAacgccgagcagcgcgcctGTAATACGTCGGCGGGTGCAGCGGGCGACACGGGTGCGGGCGGGCGCCAGGTCATCGCGGGCGTTGTGGGCGCAGCTTCCAGCGTTACCTCCGTACAAGTCGCCAATCTTCTTCGGCTTTTCAAAATCCCTCAGGTGAGGAGGTCGCATCTTTTCCACCTGAAATAATTTCGACAGTGTAAATGTTcctttgtaaaattttcctAGGTGTCGTTCTTCTCGACGTCCCCCGAGCTGTCGAACAAGGCtcgttttgaatattttatgcgCACCATCCCCTCGGACTCGCATCAGGTGCGTGCGATGGTCGAGATCGCCAAGAAACTCGAGTGGCGCTACGTCTCCATCATCTACGAAGAATCCAATTACGGAACCAAGGTAAATGTACATGCCGGTCATCTAATGTCCTGCATGTCTGAGCATTCGTGTATTACATGtacgtataattattttacgattaaaataacaaagtccATCCAAGgaaataagtatataataagatatttgatgcaaaagtattttaaaagaattaaactaacagcgaaataatgaatttaactctacttcataataaacctcgctgtagtataaacttaaaccgaacgtaaataaacaaaatttcagacgttccgcaatgacggatggaaagagactgcctcgagcagcagcgcacgcttccttataaaaccttttttttgtgtggctaccctcaacagtcctaacaatattatatttgaataaagttTAAGATTCGTCGTCGTCTTAGGCCTTCGAGGATTTAGAGACAATGTTGGCAAGAAACAGCATCTGCATAGCTGTGAAGGAGCGGCTCATGAGGGAGTCGGGCGCGCCGCACGACAGCACCTACGACGCCCTTGTTCAGCGGCTGCTGGCGCGGCCACGCGCGCGCGGTGCGTACCAGCTCGGCACGCGCACGCTGATGTACCCGCCAGTGTGGCACTTGTGATGTCTGGCCTCTGAGCAGGTGTGATCGTGTTCGCGTGCGAGCGCGAGGTGGCGGGCCTGATGGCAGCCGTGCGGCGGAACGGCGCGGGCGACTCCTTCAGATGGCTAGGTTCCGACTGCTGGGCCGGGGGCGAACTGCTCGCCGCTGGCAACGAGCGCGCCGTCGAGGGTGCCATCGGCGTGCAGCTGCAGGCCAAGCCCGTGCGCGGTTTTCGTGAATACTTCCTCAATCTCACCGTAGAAAACAATCCAAGGAATCCCTGGTTTGTAGGTAATGCCACAGTTGAGACGATACCTCGACGTAAAATTTTTACGACTTATACAAACTTATACGAGAGCGACCTGGGCTCACATGTGTTTCGGTTTCTGTCTCAACATCATTTCTCCACGTGTGATTTTCCTTTATAGTTCTAGAATACTCcgctacaaaaaaaaatcttggttATAGAATTCTGGGAAGAGCAGTTTGGGTGCCGCTACCCCGGGGCGCCGCGCACGTCGTTCGCTTCGCGGGCCGAGCGGCGCTGCTCGGGCGCCGAGCGACTGCCAGCCGACACGCCGCTAGAGGGCCGGCTGCAGTTTGTGGCGGACGCGGTGTTCGCTTTCGTGCACGCCGTGCGCGACATGCACCGCGCGCTGTGCGGAGGCCGGCCCGGGCTGTGCGCGCGCATGCGCCCCCTCAGCGGCCCGCTGCTGCTGCGCTACCTGCGCCGGGTGCGCTTCACGGGTAAACTTAGTCAtagttatttcttaaaaaaattataatcgtTGATGCTAGTGATGATTCCTTATTTTtcctacttttttatttgtatgcaTTTGGttgaacttttaaaaaaatctccgGGCTGCGTGTTGATCGTCAATAAGTCAGTTTCTTCTACAAATGTAAGGGTTAAGCGGTGATGAGTTCCACTTCGATGTGAACGGCGACGGCCCCGCGCGCTACGACATCCTGCACTACCGGTGGACGGCGCGCGGCGGCTATCGATGGCTCAAGGTTGGGCAGTACCTCGACGGCGATCTGCATCTCGATTTGGACGGTAAATAGTTGTCATCGCTCGACTTAGCGGTGTGACGATGCCGAATACTTAAGTCACtcttggattttttttattattagattagcACAACTTAATGCATAAGATATCCCTTCCGAGCAGAGATCCAGTCGAGGGCGGCATCGGTGTGCAGCGCGGAGTGCGCGCAGGGCCAGGCCAGGCGGTACGCGGCCGGCGACTCCTGCTGCTGGCACTGCTACAACTGCTCGCAGTACGAGGCGAGTCTCCCGACGCACTCATTTGTACAACTATAAATAACTAAGGACCCGTACGCAATATGCGGTTCATTAGAATTTATGATTTGTCATCGTCAGATCCGGTCGCCGGTGTCGGAGACGGCGTGCGCGCAGTGCCCGCTGGGCACGTTGCCGGACGCGGCGCGCACACACTGCTCGCCCGTGCCCGCGCGCGCCCTGCGCCCCGCGCACCCCGCGCTCGCCACAGCGCTGGTCTGCTCCGCGCTGGGCGCGCTACTCACCGCGTACGTGTCCACCCCGCACCATTCCGACGCACCCCGTCGTACCCGGACtatcttacaatttttttttttttcattctccTATTAGACGTTCCGAAAAGGAAAACAATAGTAAGCAACAAGTTGCCCAATTCCCACATGTCAATGAAGAAACTTATACAGACAAAGGTGTCGTCGCATATCACGATTATAACGTTGCCTttgaatgtacatatttagttTTCAACGGTGTGGCGTGGAGTAAGCCTGTGAGGTTGTGTGCGCAGGGCGGTGGGTGCGCTGTGGGCGCTACGAGGCGACACGCCGGTGGTGCGCGCCAGCGGCCGCGAGCTGAGCCTGGTGCTGCTGGCCGGCATCCTCATGTGCTACCTGCTCCCGTTCGCGTTCGCGCTGCGCCCCACCGACGGCGTGTGCGCGCTGCAGCGGTCTCTATTGTTTGTCATATCATATACTCTACGCGCTGCCGTGTGTGCCATcgaaagtattaaaattgataaataaagattCAGAGTTCTTTTCCA encodes:
- the LOC106711319 gene encoding metabotropic glutamate receptor 6, which produces MDSSTIASKGNMKIKSRKTPKKRKTRLGGARAEQGPVWAGQRATVLPGDLVLGGLVTVHDRDAIGAGGAGCGALRLRGVQVLEAMMFALAAAGPPAPGVRLGALVLDDCDTDTRGLEMALDFIKGSIGNINAEQRACNTSAGAAGDTGAGGRQVIAGVVGAASSVTSVQVANLLRLFKIPQVSFFSTSPELSNKARFEYFMRTIPSDSHQVRAMVEIAKKLEWRYVSIIYEESNYGTKAFEDLETMLARNSICIAVKERLMRESGAPHDSTYDALVQRLLARPRARGVIVFACEREVAGLMAAVRRNGAGDSFRWLGSDCWAGGELLAAGNERAVEGAIGVQLQAKPVRGFREYFLNLTVENNPRNPWFVEFWEEQFGCRYPGAPRTSFASRAERRCSGAERLPADTPLEGRLQFVADAVFAFVHAVRDMHRALCGGRPGLCARMRPLSGPLLLRYLRRVRFTGLSGDEFHFDVNGDGPARYDILHYRWTARGGYRWLKVGQYLDGDLHLDLDEIQSRAASVCSAECAQGQARRYAAGDSCCWHCYNCSQYEIRSPVSETACAQCPLGTLPDAARTHCSPVPARALRPAHPALATALVCSALGALLTAAVGALWALRGDTPVVRASGRELSLVLLAGILMCYLLPFAFALRPTDGVCALQRFGSALCFTVVYAALLTNTNRIARIFSAPRRSARRPPLISPRSQLLICALLVSVQVALVSVWQAAAPARAVHHYPTRAHNLLVCDSYVDASYALAFLYPVLLIAVCTVHAVLTRNIPEAFNESKHIGFAMYTTCVIWFAFVPLHLGTANRVPMRVTSLALTISLSASVTLACLFAPKVYIILVRPERNVRASLMPTRWRARGAAGGAAGGAVCAALVGAAPLPGSASPPPPRHPSTDFSTEVNRKSTSTERHVQTEEPRWERAGGGLPLDPRRLAGLAAGLPAFTLAPGALRRRGVRDAAPL